Proteins encoded by one window of Sardina pilchardus chromosome 7, fSarPil1.1, whole genome shotgun sequence:
- the c7h1orf127 gene encoding uncharacterized protein C1orf127 homolog yields MKCPTAISLPNREHIKCDPAFIQVTREIPLDSWNKELQWSLALRGNLVVALEDASLIQVNVERRQSNITIQGRRREILRPVLIMETKGEFLPLKLVSGHYAYSMEATCPVSRSVTEKTVLHIFKRRMGLTKRGGYENETLTISSVVVRQTDTFTWTENSDFVQLVIPTSVIQRKKSCTGELGKEFLQPFFRVDVVLSFKETNHKMHWTMENTLPCTRSRPTIVESQPSSTPQFAMTVFPTQSIVTVHLHPKLSTLDGMFTETFPKGTPSLTKATPAPGRVPCWLRAGLGQAALRCSPSHLSPSGPSQLTPEQVLRLHAELHTALMENIWSAPVQGPPSSLLSRV; encoded by the exons ATGAAGTGTCCAACAGCTATATCTCTACCAAACCGAGAGCATATCAAGTGTGACCCAGCCTTTATACAG GTGACCAGGGAGATCCCACTGGACAGTTGGAATAAAGAG CTTCAATGGTCTCTTGCTCTGAGGGGAAATCTTGTGGTTGCTCTGGAGGATGCAAGTCTTATACAAGTAAATGTAGAGCGCAGACAATCAAACATCACCATTCAAGGCCGAAGAAGAGAAATCCTCAGGCCTGTTTTG ATAATGGAAACCAAAGGTGAATTCCTACCTCTCAAGCTGGTCAGTGGACATTATGCATACAGCATGGAGGCTACTTGCCCTG TGTCCAGGTCTGTGACTGAGAAGACAGTGCTGCACATCTTCAAACGGCGCATGGGCTTGACGAAGAGAGGAGGGTATGAGAATGAGACCTTGACCATCAGCAGTGTGGTGGTGCGCCAGACTGACACGTTCACCTGGACTGAGAACAGTGACTTTGTTCAGCTGGTGATCCCTACCTCAGTCATACAGCGCAAAAAG agcTGCACAGGGGAACTTGGAAAGGAGTTCCTGCAGCCCTTCTTCAGAGTAGATGTGGTACTTTCCTTTAAAGAGACAAATCACAAAATGCACTGGACCATGGAGAATACACTGCCATGCACGA GGTCCAGGCCCACAATCGTCGAGTCACAGCCTTCCTCCACACCTCAATTTGCCATGACAGTTTTTCCAACACAGTCCATCGTTACTGTACACCTTCATCCGAAGCTCTCGACTCTTGATGGGATGTTTACAGAGACTTTTCCCAAGGGCACCCCCTCTTTGACAAAAGCAACACCAGCTCCAG GTAGGG TCCCATGCTGGCTGCGGGCTGGGCTGGGCcaggctgcgctgcgctgcagtCCCTCACACCTCAGCCCCTCAGGGCCCAGCCAGCTCACACCCGAGCAGGTGCTACGGCTCCACGCCGAGCTCCACACTGCCCTGATGGAGAACATCTGGAGCGCTCCTGTCCAGGGGCCCCCGTCGTCTCTGCTGTCCCGGGTCTGA
- the tardbpa gene encoding TAR DNA binding protein, like isoform X1, producing MTECYIRVAEDENEEPMEIPSEDDGTVLLSSVAAQFPGACGLRYRNPVSQCMRGVRLVEGVLHAPDADWGNLIYVVNYPKDNKRKMDEMDAASAVKIKRGPLKTSDLIVLGLPWKTSEQDLKDYFTTFGEVIMVQVKRDVKTGNSKGFGFVRFTEYETQVKVMSQRHMIDGRWCDCKLPNSKAGPDEPMRCRKVFVGRCTEDMTTDDLRQFFMQYGEVTDVFIPKPFRAFAFVTFADDQVAQSLCGEDLIIKGTSVHISNAEPKHSNSRQMMDRGGRFGAGFGGQGFGSSRSPNSGVNFGALSLNPAMMAAAQAALQSSWGMMGMLANQQGGQTPATGANATGQSSGSREQGQTYSGSNNNYGTPSSASLGWGTGSNSASGSGFNSSFGSSMETKSSWGM from the exons ATGACAGAGTGTTACATTCGTGTCGCGGAGGATGAAAATGAGGAGCCAATGGAGATCCCATCTGAAGACGATGGCACGGTTTTGTTGTCGTCTGTGGCTGCACAGTTCCCCGGAGCCTGCGGCCTACGATACAGGAACCCTGTTTCTCAATGCATGAGAGGGGTCCGCTTGGTTGAAGGAGTACTTCACGCACCCGATGCTGACTGGGGCAACCTAATTTATGTCGTCAATTACCCCAAAG ATAACAAGAGGAAGATGGATGAGATGGATGCTGCTTCTGCTGTGAAGATAAAGAGGGGCCCCCTGAAGACCTCAGACCTAATTGTCCTTGGCTTGCCTTGGAAAACATCAGAACAAGACCTGAAGGATTATTTTACTACATTTGGAGAAGTCATCATGGTACAG GTCAAACGAGATGTTAAAACTGGCAATTCCAAAGGATTCGGCTTTGTTAGATTCACCGAGTATGAAACCCAAGTGAAAGTGATGTCCCAGCGGCACATGATTGATGGAAGGTGGTGTGACTGCAAATTGCCAAACTCTAAG GCTGGCCCAGATGAGCCCATGAGGTGCAGAAAGGTGTTTGTTGGTCGCTGCACAGAGGACATGACTACTGATGACCTAAGACAGTTCTTCATGCAGTACGGCGAAGTCACAGATGTTTTCATTCCCAAACCCTTCCGGGCCTTTGCCTTTGTCACCTTTGCTGATGACCAG GTTGCTCAGTCCCTGTGCGGTGAAGATTTGATCATCAAGGGGACCAGTGTCCACATCTCCAACGCTGAGCCGAAGCACAGTAATAGTAGGCAAATGATGGATCGTGGGGGTCGTTTTGGGGCTGGGTTTGGGGGGCAGGGTTTTGGCAGTAGTCGCAGTCCCAACAGCGGGGTGAATTTCGGGGCGCTCAGCCTGAACCCAGCCATGATGGCGGCGGCACAGGCAGCGCTCCAGAGCAGCTGGGGCATGATGGGCATGCTGGCTAACCAGCAGGGCGGCCAGACGCCCGCCACCGGCGCCAACGCCACCGGCCAGAGCAGCGGTAGTCGTGAGCAGGGTCAGACATATAGTGGTAGCAACAACAACTATGGCACCCCAAGCTCAGCTAGCCTGGGATGGGGCACGGGCTCCAACTCTGCCTCAGGCAGTGGGTTTAACTCAAGCTTTGGGTCTAGCATGGAGACTAAGTCTAGCTGGGGAATGTAG
- the tardbpa gene encoding TAR DNA binding protein, like isoform X2 translates to MTECYIRVAEDENEEPMEIPSEDDGTVLLSSVAAQFPGACGLRYRNPVSQCMRGVRLVEGVLHAPDADWGNLIYVVNYPKDNKRKMDEMDAASAVKIKRGPLKTSDLIVLGLPWKTSEQDLKDYFTTFGEVIMVQVKRDVKTGNSKGFGFVRFTEYETQVKVMSQRHMIDGRWCDCKLPNSKAGPDEPMRCRKVFVGRCTEDMTTDDLRQFFMQYGEVTDVFIPKPFRAFAFVTFADDQVAQSLCGEDLIIKGTSVHISNAEPKHSNIHHLFSNFPGRSPSLAAMFERAQYQYPSSHV, encoded by the exons ATGACAGAGTGTTACATTCGTGTCGCGGAGGATGAAAATGAGGAGCCAATGGAGATCCCATCTGAAGACGATGGCACGGTTTTGTTGTCGTCTGTGGCTGCACAGTTCCCCGGAGCCTGCGGCCTACGATACAGGAACCCTGTTTCTCAATGCATGAGAGGGGTCCGCTTGGTTGAAGGAGTACTTCACGCACCCGATGCTGACTGGGGCAACCTAATTTATGTCGTCAATTACCCCAAAG ATAACAAGAGGAAGATGGATGAGATGGATGCTGCTTCTGCTGTGAAGATAAAGAGGGGCCCCCTGAAGACCTCAGACCTAATTGTCCTTGGCTTGCCTTGGAAAACATCAGAACAAGACCTGAAGGATTATTTTACTACATTTGGAGAAGTCATCATGGTACAG GTCAAACGAGATGTTAAAACTGGCAATTCCAAAGGATTCGGCTTTGTTAGATTCACCGAGTATGAAACCCAAGTGAAAGTGATGTCCCAGCGGCACATGATTGATGGAAGGTGGTGTGACTGCAAATTGCCAAACTCTAAG GCTGGCCCAGATGAGCCCATGAGGTGCAGAAAGGTGTTTGTTGGTCGCTGCACAGAGGACATGACTACTGATGACCTAAGACAGTTCTTCATGCAGTACGGCGAAGTCACAGATGTTTTCATTCCCAAACCCTTCCGGGCCTTTGCCTTTGTCACCTTTGCTGATGACCAG GTTGCTCAGTCCCTGTGCGGTGAAGATTTGATCATCAAGGGGACCAGTGTCCACATCTCCAACGCTGAGCCGAAGCACAGTAATA TTCATCACCTCTTTTCCAATTTCCCTGGAAGAAGCCCATCGTTGGCCGCAATGTTCGAGCGAGCTCAGTATCAGTACCCCTCTTCCCATGTGTAA